One window of Alteriqipengyuania lutimaris genomic DNA carries:
- a CDS encoding zinc-finger domain-containing protein, which produces MIMPPPPEVSKVTTRRVWCDGATDIRSGKLYRAAALGHPKIYLEIDEHGYVDCGYCDRRFVLEGGPADGVDQSALPDISEGADPGH; this is translated from the coding sequence ATGATCATGCCGCCGCCCCCCGAAGTCTCCAAGGTGACCACCCGCCGCGTCTGGTGCGACGGCGCGACCGATATTCGCAGCGGCAAGCTCTATCGCGCCGCCGCGCTCGGCCACCCGAAGATCTATCTCGAGATCGACGAGCATGGCTATGTCGATTGCGGCTACTGCGACCGGCGATTCGTGCTCGAAGGCGGGCCCGCCGACGGGGTCGACCAGAGCGCGCTGCCCGATATTTCCGAAGGCGCCGACCCGGGCCACTGA
- a CDS encoding ABC transporter ATP-binding protein gives MDNRPAISIKDLTKRYAPAKGESEGKLALKGVSFDVPQGGIFGLLGPNGAGKSTLINILAGLVGRTSGSAEIWGFDTAKNPRNAKRAIGIVPQEIVFDPFFTPFEVLENQAGFYGVPKDERRSEELLKAVHLWDKRDAYARTLSGGMKRRLLIAKAMVHSPPILVLDEPTAGVDVELRRQLWELVTDLNAQGVTVVLTTHYLEEAEELCDRIAIINHGELIADKPTRELVSMAREKIIRLDVDKDLAGPPMDEMFTRAEVTAPRTLEITYDRDKATAGQVLTIVQGHGYAIEDVSTLEPDLEDVFVQLTGAG, from the coding sequence ATGGACAACCGCCCGGCGATTTCGATCAAGGATCTGACCAAGCGATATGCCCCCGCGAAGGGCGAATCGGAGGGCAAGCTCGCACTGAAGGGCGTCAGCTTCGATGTCCCGCAGGGCGGGATTTTCGGCCTGCTCGGCCCCAATGGCGCCGGCAAGTCGACGCTGATCAACATCCTTGCGGGGCTGGTCGGCCGGACGAGCGGCAGCGCGGAAATCTGGGGCTTCGACACCGCGAAGAACCCGCGCAACGCCAAGCGCGCGATCGGCATCGTGCCACAGGAAATCGTGTTCGACCCCTTCTTCACGCCGTTCGAGGTGCTCGAGAATCAGGCCGGCTTCTACGGCGTGCCCAAGGACGAACGGCGCAGCGAGGAACTGCTGAAGGCGGTGCATCTGTGGGACAAGCGCGATGCCTATGCCCGCACCTTGTCGGGCGGGATGAAGCGCCGCCTGCTGATCGCGAAGGCGATGGTCCATTCGCCGCCGATCCTCGTCCTCGACGAGCCGACGGCGGGCGTCGACGTCGAACTGCGACGGCAGCTGTGGGAACTGGTGACCGACCTCAACGCGCAGGGCGTCACCGTGGTGCTGACCACGCACTACCTCGAAGAGGCCGAAGAGCTGTGCGACCGGATCGCGATCATCAACCACGGCGAACTGATCGCGGACAAGCCGACGCGCGAGCTGGTGAGCATGGCGCGCGAGAAGATCATCAGGCTGGACGTCGACAAGGACCTTGCCGGCCCGCCGATGGACGAAATGTTCACCCGCGCCGAAGTGACCGCGCCGCGCACGCTGGAAATCACCTATGATCGAGACAAGGCGACTGCGGGACAGGTGCTCACCATCGTGCAGGGCCACGGCTACGCGATCGAGGATGTCTCGACGCTGGAACCCGATCTCGAAGACGTTTTCGTCCAGCTGACCGGCGCGGGCTGA
- a CDS encoding GGDEF domain-containing protein produces the protein MAVALLASPVAARCIGSSDPLIYRMELEIGRDPAAAVELIDKEIARTAPARTRRLAELNLAKSQALYMSGSPYLAPVEKARSIADDFAPTDNIGLYLRITDAVEQEPGQKIAADLRAIAPDIEALPAGSRARTCRETDLAFYNDMVEQPREAMQFAIEAYRNADGHATTIERAKAASVLAYLMSSGHDFDYANELHSEAYAIQRELGLSDLASNEVLLRGYTHLERGDWKSAVADFQASAREARSYGNQYAIDYALLGVCEAALEGDLIELAAPACERAHEGLAVTGDRMGFPATRLLAKLRVEQGDSAAALRLIDPLVAGGKGAASTLDWIMALKTRAQALSNLGRNAQAYDVMRRADEISSEMWEGEVQSGVAAMQARFQNEELQRRLSAEERASNARLRLAIAVIAGSVTTLALLGALIFSLLRHRRKFRRLAMTDPLTGLANRRATLERAEEALRAIGMGRPRASIALLDIDHFKSCNDRFGHDAGDAILREFARIVQDCVRPTDIVGRWGGEEFVLVFPATHVREAAMIIDRIRVRAARKPFDFANEYRLEFSAGIAMLHESDDKVGACITLADKRLYAAKAQGRDQTCIAGAESAAAPPLEARAKPGDVERRAGAARAA, from the coding sequence ATGGCCGTTGCGCTGCTGGCCAGTCCCGTGGCGGCGCGGTGCATCGGCAGTTCCGATCCGCTGATCTACCGGATGGAGCTGGAAATCGGGCGGGATCCGGCCGCTGCGGTCGAATTGATAGACAAGGAAATCGCACGCACAGCTCCGGCGCGAACGCGCCGGCTGGCGGAGCTGAACCTGGCCAAGTCGCAGGCCCTCTACATGAGCGGCTCGCCCTATCTGGCCCCGGTGGAGAAGGCGCGCAGTATCGCGGACGACTTCGCCCCGACCGACAATATCGGCCTCTATCTGCGGATCACCGACGCGGTGGAGCAGGAGCCGGGGCAGAAGATCGCTGCGGATTTGCGAGCAATCGCCCCCGATATCGAAGCCCTGCCTGCCGGGAGTCGCGCCCGAACCTGTCGTGAGACCGATCTCGCCTTTTACAACGACATGGTGGAGCAGCCGCGCGAGGCGATGCAGTTCGCGATCGAGGCTTACCGCAATGCCGATGGTCACGCGACGACGATCGAGCGCGCGAAGGCTGCTTCGGTCCTCGCCTATCTGATGTCGAGCGGCCATGACTTCGATTACGCCAACGAGCTGCATTCCGAAGCCTACGCGATCCAGCGCGAACTCGGCCTGAGCGATCTTGCTTCCAACGAGGTGCTGCTGCGCGGCTACACGCATCTCGAGCGCGGCGACTGGAAGAGCGCGGTGGCAGATTTCCAAGCCTCCGCCCGCGAGGCGCGCAGCTATGGCAACCAGTATGCGATCGATTACGCGTTGCTGGGCGTGTGCGAAGCTGCCCTCGAAGGTGATCTGATCGAGCTCGCCGCGCCGGCTTGCGAGCGCGCCCACGAGGGGCTGGCCGTGACCGGCGACAGGATGGGCTTCCCCGCGACGAGGCTGCTGGCGAAACTGCGGGTGGAGCAGGGGGACAGTGCCGCAGCCCTGCGATTGATCGACCCGCTGGTCGCCGGGGGCAAGGGCGCGGCCTCGACGCTGGACTGGATCATGGCGCTGAAGACGCGCGCGCAGGCCCTGTCGAACCTCGGCCGCAATGCGCAAGCCTATGACGTGATGCGTCGGGCAGATGAAATCTCGTCCGAGATGTGGGAGGGGGAGGTACAAAGCGGCGTCGCCGCGATGCAGGCACGGTTCCAGAACGAGGAACTGCAACGACGCCTGTCTGCCGAAGAGCGCGCAAGCAATGCGCGCCTGCGGCTCGCCATCGCAGTGATTGCGGGTTCCGTCACCACGCTCGCGCTGCTCGGCGCGCTGATCTTTTCGCTCCTGCGTCACCGCCGCAAGTTCCGCCGTCTCGCGATGACCGACCCGCTGACCGGTCTCGCCAATCGGCGCGCGACGCTGGAGAGGGCGGAGGAGGCGCTGCGGGCGATCGGAATGGGCAGGCCTCGCGCGTCCATCGCGCTGCTGGACATCGACCATTTCAAATCGTGCAACGATCGCTTCGGTCACGATGCGGGCGATGCAATCCTGCGCGAGTTCGCGCGGATCGTGCAGGACTGCGTTCGCCCGACCGACATTGTCGGGCGCTGGGGCGGTGAGGAGTTCGTGCTGGTTTTCCCCGCCACGCACGTGCGGGAGGCGGCCATGATCATCGACCGGATCCGCGTCCGGGCCGCGCGCAAGCCGTTCGACTTCGCGAACGAGTACCGGCTCGAATTCAGTGCGGGGATCGCGATGCTGCACGAGAGCGACGACAAGGTGGGCGCGTGCATCACGCTGGCGGACAAGCGGCTCTATGCGGCCAAGGCGCAGGGGCGCGACCAGACCTGTATCGCAGGGGCCGAAAGCGCTGCCGCGCCGCCTTTGGAGGCCCGCGCAAAGCCCGGCGATGTTGAGCGAAGGGCCGGCGCCGCCCGGGCGGCCTGA
- the nadB gene encoding L-aspartate oxidase, translating into MTEKHDDTTHDVLVIGSGAAGLTAALALAEEKKVLVLAKGSLTGGSTAWAQGGIAAVLDAGDTFEDHIHDTMVAGAGLNDRDTVEFVIERAPHAIDRLIELGVPFNKESGALHLTREGGHSHRRIVHVDDATGWAVQSALLKAAEANPNITLLPGRSCIDLITGRHELRYSGAGQVWGAYALNEATGEVERHVARATVMAAGGAGRCYLFSTAPRGATGDGIAMAWRAGARVSNMEMMQFHPTCLYNLEVKNFLITEAVRGEGGRLFNPRTGERFMTAYDPERMELAPRDVVARANDDQIKRYGLDYVHLDISHKPPEFVREHFPTIHEKLLGLGIDMTKEPIPVVPAQHYTCGGVLVDLFARTDLPGLWAAGECTESGLHGANRLASNSLLECFVFGEAAARDILSMWDELDAPPEIRPWDASRVTDSDEEVVIKQNWTEIRRFMWNYVGIVRTTKRLERAANRIRLLQSEIEDYYGSFRVTTDLIELRNLVQSAELIVGCALKRQESRGLHFTLDHPQTDPIANDTVLLPR; encoded by the coding sequence ATGACCGAGAAACATGACGATACCACGCACGACGTGCTGGTCATCGGGTCCGGCGCCGCAGGCCTCACCGCCGCACTCGCGCTGGCCGAAGAGAAGAAGGTGCTGGTCCTCGCCAAGGGATCGCTCACCGGCGGCAGCACTGCCTGGGCGCAGGGCGGGATCGCCGCCGTACTCGACGCGGGCGACACCTTCGAGGATCACATCCACGACACGATGGTGGCGGGCGCCGGGCTGAACGACCGCGACACGGTGGAGTTCGTGATCGAGCGCGCGCCCCACGCGATCGACCGGCTGATCGAGCTCGGCGTGCCATTCAACAAGGAAAGCGGCGCGCTCCACCTTACGCGCGAGGGCGGCCATTCGCACCGTCGCATCGTCCATGTGGACGACGCGACCGGCTGGGCGGTGCAGTCCGCGCTGCTCAAGGCGGCGGAGGCCAATCCCAACATCACCCTGCTGCCGGGCCGATCCTGCATCGACCTGATCACCGGGCGGCACGAGCTGCGGTACTCGGGCGCGGGGCAGGTCTGGGGCGCCTACGCGCTCAACGAAGCGACCGGCGAGGTCGAGCGGCATGTCGCGCGCGCGACCGTGATGGCCGCAGGCGGGGCGGGGCGCTGCTACCTTTTCTCCACCGCGCCGCGCGGGGCGACGGGTGACGGGATCGCGATGGCGTGGCGGGCGGGCGCGCGCGTCTCCAACATGGAGATGATGCAGTTCCACCCGACCTGCCTCTACAATCTCGAGGTCAAGAACTTCCTCATCACCGAGGCGGTGCGGGGCGAGGGCGGGCGGCTGTTCAACCCGCGCACGGGAGAGCGGTTCATGACCGCCTATGACCCGGAGCGGATGGAGCTGGCCCCACGCGACGTGGTTGCGCGGGCGAACGACGACCAGATCAAGCGCTACGGGCTCGATTACGTCCATCTCGACATCAGCCACAAACCGCCCGAGTTCGTGCGCGAGCATTTCCCGACCATCCACGAAAAGCTGCTGGGTCTTGGAATCGACATGACGAAGGAACCGATCCCCGTGGTGCCCGCGCAGCATTATACCTGCGGCGGCGTGCTGGTGGACCTGTTCGCGCGCACCGACCTGCCCGGCCTGTGGGCGGCGGGGGAATGCACGGAAAGCGGGCTGCACGGGGCGAACCGGCTAGCGTCGAACAGCCTGCTCGAATGCTTCGTCTTCGGCGAGGCCGCGGCGCGCGACATCCTGTCGATGTGGGACGAGCTCGATGCCCCGCCCGAGATTCGCCCGTGGGACGCCAGCCGGGTGACCGATTCGGACGAAGAGGTCGTGATCAAGCAGAACTGGACCGAGATCCGCCGCTTCATGTGGAACTATGTCGGCATCGTGCGCACGACCAAGCGGCTGGAGCGTGCAGCGAACCGCATCCGCCTGCTCCAGTCGGAGATCGAGGATTACTACGGATCGTTCCGCGTCACGACCGACCTGATCGAACTGCGCAACCTCGTCCAGTCGGCCGAGCTGATCGTGGGCTGCGCGCTCAAGCGGCAGGAAAGCCGGGGGCTGCACTTCACGCTCGACCACCCGCAGACCGATCCGATCGCGAACGATACCGTCCTGCTGCCGCGCTGA
- a CDS encoding ribonucleoside-diphosphate reductase subunit alpha produces the protein MEFSAGETDISTTGDEMEQPKSKTGQPASAPSSDKGVTQAKSPAKAVTMEQDDSGSEDLVAEVAAEAVAKAAAASMGDDSDSKKVNPRRFEIVTDHSRDANLTEFGKETLKDRYLLPGEDFQDLFARVADAYADDQAHAQRLYDYISNLWFMPATPVLSNGGTARGLPISCYLNSVEDSLNGIVNTWNENVWLASKGGGIGTYWGSVRGIGEPVGLNGKTSGIIPFVRVMDSLTLAISQGSLRRGSAACYIDISHPEIEEFLEIRKPSGDFNRKALNLHHGVLVTDEFMEKVRAGEEFDLVSPRDGSVRKTVDARSLFQKLVETRLATGEPYIVFSDTVNRMMPKHHRDLGLKVSTSNLCSEITLPTGRDHLGNDRTAVCCLSSLNLEKWDEWNGDKQFIEDVMRMLDNVLQDYIDRAPPEMARAKYSASRERSVGLGVMGFHSFLQSKNLALEGPMAKAWNIKMFQHISTAANEASMMLAHERGPCPDAEEMGAMERFSCKMAIAPTASISIICGGTSACIEPIPANIYTHKTLSGSFVVKNPYLQELLAKKSKDSTNVWNSILERGGSVAHLDFLTPEEKATYRTSFEVDQRWLLEFAADRAPMIDQAQSLNLFIPADVDKWDLMMLHFHAWEKGIKSLYYLRSKSVQRAGFAGGVEADNTSEAAKYELAAGATEETDYEECLACQ, from the coding sequence ATGGAATTCAGCGCAGGCGAAACCGATATCTCCACCACAGGTGACGAGATGGAGCAGCCCAAGAGCAAGACCGGGCAGCCCGCCAGCGCACCGTCCTCCGACAAGGGCGTGACGCAGGCGAAGTCCCCAGCAAAGGCAGTGACGATGGAACAGGACGACAGCGGATCGGAAGACCTGGTGGCAGAGGTCGCCGCCGAAGCGGTGGCCAAGGCCGCGGCAGCGAGCATGGGCGATGATTCCGACAGCAAGAAGGTCAATCCGCGCCGGTTCGAGATCGTCACCGACCATTCGCGCGATGCGAACCTCACCGAATTCGGCAAGGAAACGCTGAAGGACCGCTACCTGTTGCCGGGCGAGGACTTCCAGGATCTGTTCGCGCGCGTCGCGGATGCCTATGCCGACGATCAGGCGCATGCGCAGCGGCTCTATGATTACATCTCCAACCTGTGGTTCATGCCCGCGACCCCGGTGCTGTCGAACGGCGGCACCGCGCGCGGACTGCCGATCAGCTGCTACCTCAACTCGGTCGAGGACAGCCTCAACGGCATCGTGAACACCTGGAACGAGAACGTGTGGCTCGCCTCCAAGGGCGGCGGCATCGGTACCTACTGGGGCAGTGTGCGCGGCATCGGCGAGCCGGTCGGCCTCAACGGCAAGACCAGCGGCATCATCCCCTTCGTGCGGGTGATGGATTCGCTCACGCTGGCGATCTCGCAGGGCTCGCTGCGGCGCGGATCGGCTGCCTGCTACATCGACATCAGCCATCCCGAGATCGAGGAATTCCTCGAAATCCGTAAGCCCTCGGGCGACTTCAACCGCAAGGCGCTGAACCTCCACCACGGCGTGCTCGTCACCGACGAGTTCATGGAGAAGGTCCGCGCAGGCGAGGAATTCGACCTCGTCTCCCCGCGCGACGGTTCGGTCCGCAAGACGGTCGACGCGCGCAGCCTGTTCCAGAAGCTGGTCGAGACGCGCCTCGCCACGGGCGAGCCCTACATCGTGTTCTCCGATACGGTGAACCGGATGATGCCCAAGCATCACCGCGACCTCGGCTTGAAAGTGTCGACCTCCAACCTGTGCAGCGAGATCACGCTGCCCACCGGGCGCGACCACCTGGGCAACGATCGCACGGCGGTGTGCTGCCTCAGCTCGCTCAACCTCGAGAAGTGGGACGAGTGGAACGGCGACAAGCAGTTCATCGAGGATGTCATGCGCATGCTCGACAACGTGCTGCAGGACTATATCGACCGCGCCCCGCCCGAAATGGCGCGGGCCAAGTATTCTGCGTCGCGCGAGCGTTCGGTCGGCCTGGGCGTGATGGGATTCCACTCGTTCCTCCAGTCGAAAAACCTGGCGCTCGAAGGGCCGATGGCGAAAGCGTGGAACATCAAGATGTTCCAGCACATCTCCACCGCCGCCAACGAAGCATCGATGATGCTCGCGCACGAGCGTGGGCCGTGCCCCGATGCCGAGGAAATGGGCGCGATGGAGCGCTTCAGCTGCAAGATGGCGATCGCGCCGACCGCGTCGATCAGCATCATCTGCGGCGGGACCTCGGCGTGCATCGAGCCGATCCCGGCGAATATCTATACCCACAAGACGCTGTCGGGCTCGTTCGTCGTCAAGAACCCCTATCTGCAGGAACTGCTGGCGAAGAAGAGCAAGGATTCGACCAATGTGTGGAATTCGATCCTCGAACGTGGCGGTTCGGTTGCCCACCTCGACTTCCTGACTCCGGAGGAAAAGGCGACCTACCGGACCAGCTTCGAGGTCGACCAGCGCTGGCTGCTCGAATTCGCGGCCGATCGTGCGCCGATGATCGACCAGGCGCAGAGCCTCAATCTCTTCATCCCCGCCGATGTCGACAAGTGGGACCTGATGATGCTGCACTTCCACGCGTGGGAGAAGGGCATCAAGTCGCTCTACTACCTGCGCTCCAAGAGCGTGCAGCGCGCGGGCTTCGCCGGCGGCGTGGAGGCGGACAACACCTCCGAAGCCGCGAAGTACGAGCTTGCGGCAGGCGCCACTGAAGAGACTGACTACGAGGAATGTCTCGCTTGCCAGTAA